One genomic segment of Spiroplasma endosymbiont of Poecilobothrus nobilitatus includes these proteins:
- a CDS encoding PolC-type DNA polymerase III — MMDKQLIKLFTANNLEFTGNYFDDAKVIKAEYSTSEGFFRVVIEINDFLPPEVLLKLEQTLLENETLPTKISLRVRKEQYELETIFIYLEYIRLNKSELKNSFFSKLSPERFALTDNILKITVHSESEQKLVGEHCNYYQKKLRRYGFSDLQLALVIDLRENNILEINEQELIKYQETAQKTEQLIFKPTNGTNPVRRELNSYQRAKNGEASYERLIDIDQDAPNVTIYGKILSKKRQLISTKKFIYVITVTDYSDTIGAKFFTRTEQPDDFIEELKTNEWVSLFGDIRYDTYANEQMFFIKKIYRLEREDLYREDNAPEKRVELHLHTKMSVMDGVTDLAMLFKTLVHWNHKAIAFTDHLNVQAYPEIYNLNKKYPDVKVIYGVEADVLDDKVWYVKNPHHHNLRTAKYVIFDLETTGLSSSYDEIIEFGAVIMDGISGERQTINHLFKPSVKLSSFTTELTGITDELLADKQTFIESIDQILEYFKDAILIAHNAEFDLGFIQSWLKKAGLSEINNTVIDTLQLSRILEPHLKNYRLGTIARCYNVIYNEEVAHRGDYDAVVLTDIYEHQLRKMINTYSIEFDDDIEKIHDPAVYKKLRPKHMTILAKNQVGLLELFKLITAAHTKYFYSSPKLLRSVIEQHRSNLLIGSSCVNGDVFEVARNKDSSELAETIKFYDYVEIQPPSVYKHLVQMGDLSEERLLTVIKDIIFTAKKINKLVVATGDVHYLNPEDKIFREVYINAKGIGGRPHPLYDYKQRVTNNPDQFLRTTMEMMNEFNFLNDDELIYEIVVTNPNLIDDQIEKVEIIKDKLYTPKIEGSDQLLKELCYQNAYKIYGKSLPEIVASRLERELNAIIKHGFAVIYWIAHKLVDKSLQDGYLVGSRGSVGSSFVATMSNITEVNPLQPHYLCSYCSYSEFIVDGSVKCGYDLPVRTCPKCQKPLKGEGHDIPFETFLGFEADKVPDIDLNFSGEYQPIAHDFTKEMFGERSVYRAGTISTVAEKTAYGYVKGYFESKNILHLKRRAELERIAKGCEGVKRTTGQHPGGIVVIPNEYEVEAFTPVNFPADDIKSNWLTTHFDFHAIHDNVLKLDILGHVDPTALRMLQDLTGVDPKTILTNVEAVLSLFQSLDVLNIKPEDINGEKTGAIGIPEFGTFFVRNMLLDTKPTSFADLVQISGLSHGTDVWIGNAQELIRNQNISISEVIGCRDDIMVNLIYKGLPAQSAFKIMEDVRKGKGLTAEHEKLMRDNNVEQWYIDSCNKIKYMFPKAHATAYVLMAWRVAWYKINYPVEYYATFFSTRTDVFDIKTILKGAETIKQVLRDIQTRLDNKDFNAPNKPTQKEKDLIPVYEIALEMYARGIKMSNIDLKTSRNKNFTVITNENNEKIILPPFSAIDGLGGAVGNSIINARHEKPFLSIADLQKRTNITKAHLESFEELEILKDLSLDDQIAFEF, encoded by the coding sequence ATGATGGACAAACAATTGATAAAACTATTTACAGCAAATAATTTAGAATTTACTGGAAATTATTTTGATGATGCTAAAGTCATTAAAGCAGAATATAGTACTAGTGAAGGTTTTTTTCGTGTTGTGATTGAAATTAATGATTTTTTACCACCAGAAGTTTTACTAAAATTAGAACAAACTTTATTAGAAAATGAAACATTACCCACAAAGATTTCTTTACGGGTTCGAAAAGAACAATACGAATTAGAAACTATTTTTATTTATTTAGAATATATTCGATTAAATAAATCGGAATTAAAAAATAGTTTTTTTAGTAAATTATCCCCAGAACGATTTGCTTTAACTGATAATATTTTAAAAATTACTGTCCATTCAGAAAGTGAACAAAAATTAGTGGGTGAACATTGTAATTATTATCAAAAAAAACTTCGTCGTTATGGTTTTAGTGATTTACAATTAGCCCTCGTGATTGATTTACGAGAAAATAATATTTTAGAAATTAATGAACAAGAATTAATTAAATATCAAGAAACAGCGCAAAAAACAGAACAGTTAATTTTTAAACCAACAAATGGGACTAATCCAGTTCGAAGAGAATTAAATAGTTATCAGAGAGCAAAAAATGGGGAAGCAAGTTATGAACGGTTAATTGATATTGATCAAGATGCTCCGAATGTGACAATTTATGGAAAAATTTTAAGTAAAAAACGACAATTAATTTCAACAAAGAAATTTATTTATGTAATAACAGTTACTGATTATAGTGATACAATTGGCGCAAAATTTTTTACTCGAACAGAACAACCAGATGATTTTATTGAAGAATTAAAAACGAATGAATGAGTTAGTCTTTTTGGTGATATTCGGTATGATACTTATGCTAATGAACAAATGTTTTTTATTAAAAAAATTTATCGTTTAGAGCGTGAAGACTTATATCGCGAAGATAATGCGCCCGAAAAACGCGTGGAGTTACATCTACATACTAAAATGAGTGTTATGGACGGAGTAACAGATCTTGCAATGCTTTTTAAAACATTAGTACATTGGAATCATAAAGCAATTGCTTTTACTGACCATTTAAATGTTCAAGCTTATCCAGAAATTTATAATCTTAATAAGAAATATCCTGATGTTAAAGTTATTTATGGTGTTGAAGCAGATGTTTTAGATGATAAAGTATGATATGTTAAAAACCCGCATCATCATAATTTACGAACTGCAAAATATGTTATTTTTGACTTAGAAACAACTGGCTTAAGTAGTAGTTATGATGAAATCATTGAATTTGGAGCGGTTATTATGGATGGTATTAGTGGTGAACGTCAAACAATTAATCATTTGTTTAAACCATCCGTTAAGTTATCATCATTTACAACTGAATTAACAGGAATTACAGATGAATTATTAGCGGATAAACAAACTTTTATTGAATCAATTGACCAAATTTTAGAATATTTTAAGGATGCAATTTTAATTGCGCATAATGCTGAGTTTGACCTTGGTTTTATTCAATCGTGGTTAAAAAAAGCTGGACTCTCAGAAATTAATAACACAGTAATTGATACTTTACAATTATCACGGATTTTAGAACCACATTTGAAAAATTATCGGTTGGGGACAATTGCTCGTTGTTATAATGTTATTTATAATGAAGAAGTTGCTCACCGTGGTGATTATGATGCAGTTGTTTTAACAGACATCTATGAGCATCAGCTACGGAAAATGATTAATACTTATAGTATTGAGTTTGATGATGATATTGAGAAAATTCATGACCCTGCTGTTTATAAAAAACTGCGACCAAAACATATGACAATTTTAGCAAAAAATCAGGTGGGTTTATTAGAATTATTTAAATTAATAACTGCTGCGCATACTAAATATTTTTACTCATCACCAAAATTATTGCGAAGTGTAATTGAACAACATCGTAGTAATTTATTGATTGGGTCATCATGTGTTAATGGTGATGTTTTTGAAGTGGCAAGAAATAAAGATTCATCAGAATTAGCAGAAACAATTAAGTTTTATGATTATGTGGAAATTCAGCCCCCTAGTGTATATAAACATTTAGTTCAAATGGGTGATTTGTCAGAAGAACGATTATTAACAGTCATTAAAGATATTATTTTTACAGCAAAAAAAATAAATAAATTAGTTGTTGCTACTGGTGATGTACACTATCTTAACCCAGAAGATAAAATTTTCCGTGAAGTTTATATTAATGCAAAGGGAATTGGCGGCCGTCCACATCCTTTATATGATTATAAGCAACGAGTAACTAATAATCCTGATCAGTTTTTAAGAACAACAATGGAAATGATGAACGAATTTAATTTTTTAAATGATGATGAATTAATTTATGAAATTGTAGTGACAAATCCAAATTTAATTGATGACCAAATTGAAAAAGTTGAAATTATTAAAGATAAATTATATACACCTAAAATTGAGGGTAGTGACCAATTATTAAAAGAATTATGTTATCAAAATGCTTATAAAATTTATGGTAAGTCATTACCAGAAATTGTTGCATCACGCTTAGAACGTGAATTAAATGCTATTATTAAACATGGTTTTGCTGTTATTTACTGAATTGCACATAAATTAGTTGATAAATCATTGCAAGATGGCTATTTAGTTGGGTCGCGGGGGAGTGTTGGTAGTAGTTTTGTTGCAACAATGAGTAATATTACCGAAGTAAATCCATTGCAACCACATTATTTATGTTCTTATTGTAGTTATAGTGAATTTATTGTTGATGGATCAGTTAAGTGTGGATATGATTTACCAGTTCGTACTTGTCCAAAGTGTCAAAAACCATTAAAAGGGGAAGGGCATGATATTCCCTTTGAAACATTTTTGGGGTTTGAAGCGGATAAAGTTCCTGATATTGATTTAAACTTTTCAGGAGAATATCAACCAATTGCGCATGACTTTACTAAAGAAATGTTTGGAGAGCGTAGTGTTTATCGTGCGGGAACAATTTCAACGGTGGCAGAAAAAACTGCATATGGTTATGTGAAAGGTTATTTTGAAAGTAAAAATATTTTACATTTAAAACGTCGCGCAGAATTAGAACGAATTGCGAAGGGTTGTGAGGGAGTTAAACGAACAACTGGGCAACATCCAGGTGGAATTGTTGTTATTCCAAATGAATATGAAGTTGAAGCATTTACACCAGTTAATTTTCCTGCTGATGATATCAAATCAAATTGATTAACAACTCATTTTGATTTCCACGCAATTCATGATAATGTTTTAAAGTTAGATATTTTAGGTCACGTTGACCCAACTGCTTTGCGAATGCTGCAAGATTTAACGGGAGTGGATCCAAAAACAATTCTAACAAATGTTGAAGCGGTCTTAAGTCTTTTTCAAAGTTTAGATGTTTTAAACATTAAACCAGAAGATATTAATGGTGAAAAAACTGGTGCAATTGGTATTCCTGAATTTGGTACCTTTTTTGTTCGTAATATGTTATTAGATACAAAACCAACTTCATTTGCAGATTTAGTTCAAATTTCAGGATTGTCACACGGAACAGATGTTTGAATTGGCAATGCACAAGAATTAATTCGAAATCAAAATATTAGTATCTCAGAAGTAATTGGATGTCGTGATGATATTATGGTTAATTTAATTTATAAAGGGTTACCTGCTCAAAGTGCTTTTAAGATTATGGAAGATGTTCGGAAGGGAAAGGGTTTAACAGCTGAACATGAGAAATTAATGCGGGATAATAATGTTGAACAATGATATATTGATTCGTGTAATAAAATTAAGTATATGTTCCCAAAAGCACATGCAACAGCCTATGTCTTAATGGCGTGACGAGTAGCATGATATAAAATTAATTATCCAGTTGAATATTATGCAACATTTTTTTCAACTCGAACAGATGTTTTTGATATTAAAACAATTTTAAAAGGAGCAGAAACAATCAAACAAGTATTACGCGATATTCAAACTCGTTTGGATAATAAAGATTTTAATGCCCCCAATAAACCAACACAAAAAGAAAAAGATTTAATTCCCGTTTATGAAATAGCATTAGAAATGTATGCCCGAGGAATTAAAATGAGCAATATTGATTTAAAAACAAGTCGAAATAAAAATTTTACCGTTATTACAAATGAAAATAATGAAAAAATTATTTTACCGCCATTTTCTGCAATTGATGGTTTGGGAGGAGCTGTTGGCAATAGTATTATTAATGCTCGCCATGAAAAGCCATTTTTATCAATTGCTGATTTACAAAAACGAACAAATATTACAAAAGCTCATTTAGAATCATTTGAAGAACTTGAAATTTTAAAAGATTTATCATTAGATGATCAAATTGCGTTTGAGTTTTAA
- a CDS encoding site-2 protease family protein, giving the protein MSAGMVVLSFAIGIIILLMLVTIHEFAHFIIAKLSGAYVYEFAIGFGPKIFSWGKKETRYSIRIFPFGGYVYIASQLVDPPKGREEEDVPKERKMENIAKWKRLIFIVAGALMNFFIAVFIFTTTFAALNYKPSDMTYWGAKYDTDGAAYAALKTSGQNVAQDIVILDYWLGPNIEKLKVAQEYYRVNKEDKADNDEKHILASHVGTVEKIPTYQTTVFNFIKNLKQQYDNSNNDEKINYITLSFARVINSKQEVTTAPDGLFQTEPVKLTEANNTYTVGIRAPDRQFASTAQAYGYGWGETFRQSVTILKSFGLLFTGQWGQLSGPVGIARTVSSMLTEGPALFFMYVAMLSANLFVLNLIPIPPLDGYKFFETSIEGIVGGVKRLNGRIRIWKKLHYPAQQKVLLEEYKAKEQKWQLPHKAKIIINVTGAIVFILLFIGITIKDVFF; this is encoded by the coding sequence ATGTCAGCAGGAATGGTAGTTTTAAGTTTTGCAATTGGGATTATAATTTTATTAATGTTAGTTACAATTCATGAATTTGCACATTTTATTATTGCAAAATTATCGGGAGCATATGTCTATGAATTTGCAATTGGTTTTGGTCCCAAAATTTTTTCTTGAGGAAAAAAAGAAACCCGTTATTCAATCCGAATTTTTCCTTTTGGAGGATATGTTTATATTGCAAGTCAATTAGTTGATCCACCAAAAGGACGTGAAGAGGAAGATGTTCCTAAAGAACGAAAAATGGAAAATATTGCAAAATGAAAAAGATTAATTTTTATTGTAGCAGGTGCTTTAATGAATTTTTTTATTGCTGTTTTTATTTTTACCACAACTTTTGCGGCATTAAATTATAAACCATCTGATATGACATATTGAGGAGCTAAGTATGATACTGATGGTGCAGCATATGCCGCTCTAAAAACGAGTGGTCAAAATGTTGCTCAAGATATTGTGATTTTAGATTATTGATTAGGTCCTAATATCGAAAAACTTAAAGTAGCACAAGAATATTATCGTGTTAATAAGGAAGACAAAGCTGATAATGATGAGAAACATATTTTAGCAAGTCATGTGGGAACAGTAGAAAAGATTCCAACTTATCAAACAACAGTTTTTAATTTTATTAAAAATTTAAAACAACAATATGATAATAGTAATAACGATGAAAAAATTAATTATATTACTCTTTCTTTTGCTCGTGTAATAAATAGTAAACAAGAAGTTACAACTGCTCCAGATGGTTTATTTCAAACTGAACCAGTTAAGTTAACAGAAGCTAACAATACTTATACAGTCGGAATTAGAGCTCCTGATCGTCAGTTTGCTTCAACTGCGCAAGCATATGGATATGGTTGAGGAGAAACATTTAGACAATCAGTAACAATTTTAAAATCATTTGGATTATTATTTACTGGCCAGTGAGGACAATTATCTGGTCCAGTTGGAATTGCGAGAACAGTTTCTTCAATGTTAACAGAAGGACCGGCTCTTTTCTTTATGTATGTGGCAATGTTATCTGCTAATTTATTTGTTTTGAACTTAATTCCAATTCCACCATTAGATGGATACAAGTTTTTTGAAACATCAATTGAAGGAATAGTTGGTGGAGTAAAACGATTAAATGGTCGAATAAGGATTTGAAAAAAATTACATTATCCAGCGCAACAAAAAGTATTATTAGAAGAATATAAAGCAAAAGAGCAAAAATGACAGTTACCGCATAAGGCGAAGATTATTATTAATGTAACGGGAGCAATAGTCTTTATTTTATTATTTATTGGAATAACAATTAAAGATGTCTTTTTTTAA
- the dxr gene encoding 1-deoxy-D-xylulose-5-phosphate reductoisomerase, producing MMRNIIIFGVSGNIGQQALQIIESNLNDFQITAVSIYHNISVLIKILEKHRTIRIVHLGDETQQAILTAQYPNITFVTGETGINAMLVAFPTALVLNAISGFAGLYPTLQTLYGKNRTLLLANKESLVVAGDLINNLLAKNNNQLYPIDSEHCAIFQCLEQTNPCSEIILTASGGMFANKTLADLKTIDEQQALQHPTWKMGQNITIDSSTMINKGFEIIEAYHLFKTSKITVVLHPQAVLHSAVQYADYSIIGQLSKPSMLQVLNYFLYYPIRKNSSFLKPLNFEELITLTFQKADLSRWKALQLAYRCLNENNSLAIAFNAANEALRSLFLAGRIKFYQIMDYIEYFMNQIKPQKLVNYREIKELNDIIKRDIINYFSEK from the coding sequence ATGATGCGAAATATTATTATTTTTGGTGTTTCTGGAAATATTGGTCAACAAGCGTTACAAATTATTGAGTCAAATCTAAATGATTTTCAAATTACCGCTGTTAGTATTTATCATAATATTTCAGTTCTAATTAAGATTTTAGAGAAACATCGCACAATTAGGATTGTTCATCTTGGCGATGAAACACAACAAGCTATTTTAACAGCGCAATATCCAAATATAACTTTTGTAACTGGAGAAACAGGAATTAATGCAATGTTAGTTGCTTTTCCGACAGCTTTGGTTTTAAATGCAATTAGTGGTTTTGCAGGATTATACCCAACATTACAAACTTTATATGGTAAAAATCGTACGTTATTATTAGCAAATAAAGAATCGTTAGTGGTAGCAGGGGATTTAATTAATAATTTATTAGCAAAAAATAATAATCAATTATATCCAATTGATTCTGAACATTGTGCTATTTTTCAATGTTTAGAACAAACCAACCCGTGTTCAGAAATTATTTTAACAGCTTCAGGAGGGATGTTTGCTAATAAAACATTAGCTGATTTAAAAACAATTGATGAGCAACAAGCTTTGCAACATCCAACTTGAAAGATGGGGCAAAATATTACCATTGATTCTTCAACAATGATAAACAAAGGATTTGAAATTATAGAAGCTTATCATTTATTTAAAACTTCAAAAATCACTGTTGTTTTACATCCACAAGCTGTTTTACATTCAGCCGTACAATATGCCGATTATTCAATTATTGGACAATTATCAAAACCTTCAATGTTACAAGTTTTAAATTATTTTTTATATTATCCAATTCGAAAAAATAGTTCGTTCTTAAAACCATTAAATTTTGAGGAATTAATAACCTTAACATTTCAAAAAGCTGATTTATCCCGTTGAAAAGCTCTACAATTAGCCTATCGTTGCTTAAATGAAAATAATTCATTAGCTATTGCTTTTAATGCAGCAAACGAAGCATTACGTTCGCTTTTTTTAGCCGGAAGAATTAAATTTTATCAAATTATGGATTATATTGAATATTTTATGAATCAAATTAAACCACAAAAATTAGTTAATTATCGTGAAATCAAAGAATTAAATGATATCATTAAAAGAGATATTATTAATTATTTTTCAGAAAAATAA
- a CDS encoding phosphatidate cytidylyltransferase, translating to MINNQEDNVLVNENKKSTGDDNLTNKESKSKEHKGMFQKKYVARHITFYFLLVFLGLYLFTGVIATEWHGNAPHIEIANYVFIGINAVILGLVNYEILRLFGGTKWPIYTQVITYLLIIFLFLFPAESIATEYGGIGSINYPFYTLLNWNSLKPWIIFVIYLCAILGYYCLVFSSKEITFGKMTLVLIFTLYLTFALKAMNKFMLNTAYGWSSVVLLALIIILTDTFAFVGGVTYGKHKLAPTISPNKTWEGAVTGTILAAGIAITYAILMFHFVTSNHWVFNFFSNDNVQNVMRYVIYVLLAFVLSILSQLGDLSFSWIKRRYNIKDFSNLLPGHGGILDRLDSFSLVFFVMFIISNIVLQR from the coding sequence GTGATAAACAATCAGGAAGATAATGTTCTTGTTAATGAAAATAAAAAATCAACAGGAGATGATAATTTAACAAATAAAGAGTCAAAAAGTAAGGAACATAAAGGCATGTTTCAAAAAAAATATGTTGCTCGTCATATTACATTTTATTTTTTATTAGTCTTTTTAGGTTTATATTTATTCACAGGGGTAATTGCAACAGAATGACATGGTAATGCCCCACATATTGAAATTGCTAATTATGTTTTTATTGGAATTAATGCTGTTATTTTAGGTTTAGTTAACTATGAAATTTTGCGGTTATTCGGAGGAACAAAGTGACCAATTTATACGCAAGTCATTACATATTTATTAATAATTTTTTTATTTTTGTTTCCAGCTGAATCAATCGCAACAGAATATGGTGGAATTGGTTCAATTAATTACCCGTTTTATACGTTATTAAATTGAAATTCATTAAAACCCTGAATTATTTTTGTTATTTATTTATGTGCTATTTTAGGATATTATTGTTTAGTATTTAGTTCAAAAGAAATTACTTTTGGTAAAATGACATTAGTTTTAATTTTTACCTTATATTTAACTTTTGCTTTAAAAGCAATGAATAAATTTATGTTAAATACTGCCTATGGTTGAAGTAGTGTGGTATTATTAGCATTAATTATTATTTTAACTGATACATTTGCTTTTGTTGGCGGCGTTACTTATGGAAAACATAAATTAGCGCCAACAATATCTCCAAACAAAACATGAGAAGGTGCTGTAACGGGAACAATCTTAGCAGCAGGAATTGCAATTACTTATGCTATTTTAATGTTTCATTTTGTAACTAGTAATCATTGGGTTTTTAACTTTTTCTCAAATGATAATGTTCAAAATGTAATGCGCTATGTAATTTATGTTCTATTAGCGTTTGTATTAAGCATTTTGTCACAATTGGGGGATTTATCATTTTCATGAATTAAACGTCGTTATAATATTAAAGATTTTAGTAATTTGTTGCCTGGCCATGGTGGTATTTTAGATCGTTTGGATTCATTTTCATTAGTCTTTTTTGTAATGTTTATTATTTCAAATATAGTGTTACAACGATAA
- a CDS encoding transposase has product MQIDETFIKEIHKCNFKDKFDKRKIHLDSFSTNTKCCIKMAVNSNNNIYVKSTNTKRLQKQWIIENINKQLIKENSIIISDMQPLYLLVAKQTNSILLATKTITNPDASYRKLNKISKLQSNLKESLIHYHGLGFTNIQNYLNLWKWKYQHKGLTPNQQSSVLYFNV; this is encoded by the coding sequence ATTCAAATCGATGAAACATTTATTAAAGAAATCCACAAATGTAATTTTAAAGATAAATTTGATAAAAGAAAAATTCATCTTGATTCATTTTCAACCAACACTAAATGTTGTATTAAAATGGCTGTTAATAGCAATAATAATATTTATGTTAAATCAACCAACACAAAACGATTACAAAAACAGTGAATTATTGAAAATATTAATAAGCAATTAATCAAAGAAAATTCAATTATTATTTCTGACATGCAACCATTATATTTATTAGTAGCAAAACAAACAAATTCTATTTTATTAGCAACTAAAACTATTACAAATCCTGATGCTAGTTATCGGAAATTAAATAAAATTAGTAAATTACAATCAAATCTTAAAGAATCCTTAATTCATTATCATGGCTTAGGTTTCACAAACATTCAAAATTATTTAAATCTCTGAAAATGAAAATACCAGCATAAAGGTTTAACACCAAACCAACAATCATCGGTATTATATTTTAACGTATAA
- the uppS gene encoding polyprenyl diphosphate synthase: MKDVALKANALGVKYLTIYCFSTENWKRSAQEVAYLMAMPERLLNNKQVNNFKNENIVLNHIGRRTKMPLKTLTAIDNAILRTKDNNGMVLTFAFDYGAIEELLAAINQMISEKLTAVDEKTLFQYLYTADLPDVDLMIRCGGEQRLNNFLLLQNRYAELYFTKAFLPEFDENAFLIL; this comes from the coding sequence ATTAAAGATGTCGCATTAAAAGCAAATGCTCTTGGTGTTAAGTATTTAACGATTTATTGTTTTTCAACTGAAAATTGAAAACGAAGTGCACAAGAAGTTGCATATTTAATGGCGATGCCAGAACGATTATTAAATAATAAACAAGTTAATAATTTTAAGAATGAAAATATTGTTTTAAATCATATTGGTCGGCGTACAAAAATGCCACTTAAAACATTAACAGCAATTGATAATGCTATTTTACGAACAAAAGATAATAATGGAATGGTTTTAACATTTGCTTTTGACTATGGAGCCATTGAAGAATTACTAGCAGCAATTAATCAAATGATAAGTGAAAAATTAACAGCTGTTGATGAAAAGACATTATTTCAATATTTATATACCGCAGATTTACCGGATGTTGATTTAATGATTCGATGTGGTGGCGAACAAAGGTTAAATAATTTTTTATTATTACAAAATCGTTATGCTGAATTATATTTTACCAAAGCATTTTTACCAGAATTTGATGAAAATGCTTTTTTAATTTTGTAG
- the frr gene encoding ribosome recycling factor, whose amino-acid sequence MSQEVINQTKEKMEKVIVSFENELIKIRTGRANPNMLSHIMIDYYGTLTPIQQLANIMVPEAQQLVVKPYDRSIINLIVTAINKADLGLTPNSEADLIRLNIPPLTEERRKMLVKEMWKASEQFKVAIRNERRDSNEHLKKDSELTEDDKKYYEGEVQKLTDQFIKKIDEKATLKEKELMEV is encoded by the coding sequence ATGTCGCAAGAAGTTATTAATCAAACAAAAGAAAAGATGGAAAAAGTAATCGTTTCATTTGAAAATGAATTAATTAAAATTCGTACTGGTCGTGCAAATCCAAATATGTTATCACATATTATGATTGATTATTATGGAACACTAACACCAATTCAACAATTGGCTAATATTATGGTGCCAGAAGCACAACAATTAGTTGTTAAACCATATGATCGTTCAATTATTAATTTAATTGTAACAGCAATTAATAAAGCAGATTTAGGTTTAACACCAAATTCAGAAGCAGATTTAATTCGGTTAAATATTCCTCCGCTAACTGAAGAACGTCGTAAAATGTTGGTTAAGGAAATGTGAAAAGCCAGTGAACAGTTTAAAGTAGCAATTCGGAATGAAAGACGAGATAGTAACGAACACCTTAAAAAAGATTCTGAATTAACTGAAGATGATAAAAAATACTATGAAGGGGAAGTTCAAAAATTAACGGACCAATTTATTAAAAAAATTGATGAAAAAGCAACCTTAAAAGAAAAAGAACTAATGGAAGTTTAA
- the pyrH gene encoding UMP kinase has translation MALQYKRVLLKLSGEALGNSDDLYDAKKIYDIAKQIVKLQKEGLQIAIVVGGGNIWRGNRADTIKMNPISADYMGMLATVMNALALEAVLKNEGSHNVVVTSKIQVPEVASPYFFKKAKAALEKGTIVIMAGGTGQPKFTTDTAATIRAIEIDADVMLMAKNGVDGIYDKDPRHNADAVRFDNISLNELQKKQLKVMDLTASSLAMEDDVKIVVFDINEPDNVYKAAHGNARSTIVTGGKK, from the coding sequence ATGGCATTACAATATAAGCGAGTTTTACTAAAATTATCTGGTGAAGCATTAGGAAATTCTGATGATTTATATGATGCGAAAAAAATTTATGATATTGCAAAACAAATTGTTAAATTACAAAAAGAAGGATTACAAATTGCTATTGTTGTTGGCGGTGGTAATATTTGACGCGGTAATCGTGCTGACACAATCAAAATGAATCCAATTAGTGCAGATTATATGGGGATGTTAGCAACAGTAATGAATGCTTTAGCATTAGAGGCTGTATTAAAAAATGAAGGTAGTCATAATGTTGTTGTAACTTCAAAAATTCAAGTTCCTGAAGTTGCTTCACCATATTTTTTTAAAAAAGCAAAAGCTGCTTTAGAAAAAGGGACAATTGTTATTATGGCCGGAGGAACTGGACAACCAAAGTTTACAACTGATACAGCAGCAACAATTAGAGCAATTGAAATTGATGCAGATGTTATGTTAATGGCAAAAAATGGGGTTGATGGTATTTATGATAAAGATCCGCGCCATAATGCTGACGCAGTTCGCTTTGATAATATTAGTTTAAATGAATTACAAAAAAAACAATTAAAAGTAATGGATTTAACAGCATCTAGTTTAGCGATGGAAGATGATGTTAAAATCGTTGTTTTTGATATTAATGAACCAGATAATGTTTATAAGGCAGCACATGGTAATGCGCGTTCAACAATTGTTACAGGAGGGAAAAAATAA